A section of the Pochonia chlamydosporia 170 chromosome 2, whole genome shotgun sequence genome encodes:
- a CDS encoding restless-like transposase (similar to Metarhizium robertsii ARSEF 23 XP_007816583.1), with amino-acid sequence MSASEFLESSPISIDDVPIDFELPVPSTPASSAESSLTPFSPPPTTLPTPDKYDTRLWGHFPGWVWSERSKDNYSWAWEYGYDIQHDDERRWVCKPCIQKNDPRPKNFVAIGLQNALNHLYKDHGISAPDNKTKSGLQKKAEEKPGSKRPRSIVDIWKLDPLRPREQAIANSMIRGFNRNHFQRLLIEWIVDTNQPFSVVEHERLRDIFEYLNPAVKITNANISDTTVRALINSEFKKHKARVIEALRKSPGLIHVSFDGWRARNRHSLYGIVCFFRDENSKPHKVALGVPEVRRHSGNNIATEVLYTIEAFGIEENIGYFTLDNAENNDTALEAIGKKLGFNGARRRGRCFGHIVNLSAKALLFGKDTDAFEEQLSGAEALSEAEYELWRQKGPVGKLHNFVVDVDRSDRLTYLLKELQEYDISMSDDPKIRSKSPVSVVLDNDTRWLSQLYMIRRALRLRRYFELLVAKFRIQWEEENTSKRTGQLKKSAVRPRILRDENQLTANDWSVLQHFATILGYYEDAVKTLEGDGLIRKRKRGYTGSYGSVWDVINGFEFLLGKLEKYKAMAKDFPDPEQFRIGINMAWEKLDKYYTILDTTPIYYTALALHPAYRWGWFEQAWVHKPDWIRSAKRIVQEVWDESYRDFHIVVASNDEPVAKRQKQYYNAFEEHCEQSRIDSIQTEPLLDDDTIGDEYERWQSSHESTDKTVRDPIAYWHEKRLQYPRLSRMALDFVTIQSMSAECERMFSAAGQMVVPQRCNLQAQTVGMCQVLRSWFRAGIINDLDPLFLSIIEEKKELEGIHLNDDEFRRRELSWLAAAAKTAGH; translated from the coding sequence atgagcgcttcggaattcctagaatcgtccccaatttctatcgatgatgtcccaattgacttcgaactcccagtgccttccacgcctgcttcttctgccgagagctcattgacgccgttctccccgccgccgacgacattgcccactcctgataagtacgatacgcgtctttggggacattttccgggttgggtatggtcagaaagaagcaaagacaactactcatgggcttgggaatatggatacgacatacaacatgacgacgagcgcagatgggtctgcaagccgtgtattcagaagaacgaccccagacctaagaatttcgttgctattggccttcagaatgcgctgaatcacttatacaaggatcacggaatatctgcaccagataacaagacaaagtccggcttgcaaaagaaagccgaggagaagccagggagcaagaggccaagatcgattgtggatatatggaagctcgaccctttaagacctcgagaacaggcgattgccaactctatgatacgcggatttaatcgaaatcactttcaacgtctcctgatcgagtggatagtcgacacgaatcagccctttagtgttgttgaacatgagagactccgggatatcttcgaataccttaaccctgcagtcaagatcacgaacgccaacatctctgataccacagttcgcgcgctcatcaactccgaatttaaaaagcacaaggcgcgcgtcattgaagccctgcgaaagagccccggcttaatacacgtcagctttgacggatggagggcgcggaatcgacactcgttatacggtatcgtgtgcttcttcagggacgagaatagcaagccccacaaggtcgctctgggggtccccgaagtccgcagacattcggggaacaacattgcaacagaagtcctttataccatcgaggcttttggcatcgaggagaatattgggtattttacccttgacaatgccgagaacaacgacacagcacttgaggctattggcaaaaagctcggcttcaatggcgctcgaaggcgaggccgctgcttcggccatatagtcaatctgtctgcgaaggcactactgttcgggaaggatacagacgcgttcgaagaacaactttctggtgcagaagcgctgtctgaagccgaatacgaactttggcgacagaaagggccggttgggaagctccataatttcgtcgtggatgttgatcgatcggacagactgacatacctgttgaaagaacttcaagagtacgacatatccatgtcggacgatccgaaaatacggtcaaaaagccccgtctcggtagtgctagataacgatacgcgctggctttcccagctctatatgatccgccgcgccttgagacttcgaaggtacttcgaactgctagtcgcgaagttccgaatccaatgggaggaggagaatacatcaaaaagaactggccagttgaaaaagtcggctgtccggcctcgaatccttagagacgagaaccaacttacggccaacgattggtctgtacttcaacacttcgcgacgatccttggatactatgaagatgcagtcaagactctagaaggcgacggtttaatcaggaaacgcaagaggggttatactggttcatatgggagcgtttgggatgtgatcaatgggtttgaattcctgcttggcaagctcgaaaaatataaggcgatggcaaaagattttcctgaccccgaacagttcaggatcggcataaatatggcctgggagaaattagacaagtattacactattctcgacacaacaccgatatattataccgccctcgcactccacccggcatacagatggggatggttcgagcaggcctgggtacataagcccgactggatcagatctgcaaaaaggatagttcaagaagtgtgggacgagtcctatcgagatttccatattgtggtggcctcaaatgacgagcctgttgcaaaacgacagaagcaatactacaatgccttcgaagagcattgcgaacagtcccgtatcgactccatacagacagagcctctactggacgacgacacgattggcgacgaatacgaacgatggcaatcgagccatgagagcactgacaagactgtgcgagatccgatagcgtattggcatgagaagcgcctgcaataccctcgtctctcccgaatggccctcgactttgtcacaatacaatcaatgtctgcagaatgtgagaggatgttctcggcagcagggcagatggttgttccccaacggtgcaatcttcaggcgcaaacagttgggatgtgtcaggtattgaggtcgtggtttcgggcaggcattatcaacgacctagatccgttatttctctcgatcatagaggagaagaaagagctcgagggcatccatcttaatgatgatgagttcagaagacgggagctatcgtggctcgctgccgcggcgaaaacagctggccattga
- a CDS encoding transposase (similar to Metarhizium robertsii ARSEF 23 XP_007817074.2) has product MPTTDKLRGMANWPEWSTKVQLALVSMGLWGHVKGEVIRPADDAADWVKSDSKAIFFMINNMTEITQQKLKQSGWDVDIATSETTWNLLKSSVTKITDESLADLLMKFPHYKRRDFTTFNAYIAKTLWAWDTIVKAGGLDDKFLVMTLMNGIKDTYPEWYTNWKHDCDRGKFPTKQDFLQFLSAKADDEEAAGAPINLSMQTPNQLPRLPEGTKGSDQCHIHVNMAHTNDNCWSRHPEKRPSWHKGKRKGKNSGRVGNPDIIQPMNLAILATALSSDAVVLDSGAAEHCFNDLKWFTHIDFHDEDSRYVGHNNVPYGRQGIGIVQITANGKTLILHNVGYCAVGAANIIATSILERSYGLVVNGQTKELVFASSGHKLCSYAWKSGIAVLDIGPQSKSQCNFSVLPNRATTKNVDYGLMHHRLMHAGVERTKRACKAAGIQLNESSIKEFHCEACYLGKADAIISRAKFEPTAFLSHVYWDLLQHTPIGYGGYRWSLHGIDGYTGFQWIMFLTRKKHALPKLKEWKGKVEKMSGGHQVQVFVFDNGGEFKSDKAAEWGTKEEVNIKYTTPYAHEQNGRAEKAGKDIAAGARTTLIQLQLPQELWPLFMETSVYIHNLLPVRRYNWQSPIQRMFKIINLPYEPNLQHIHTWGCKAYVTIPKEIQVKSQKMANKAKIGNLVGMEGLHGHVYKIWLPDEQRVVRARDVRFHEEPNNKTRTETTIEYEAKLVEPDLEGSGKIIYTEVRNGLGTDLGRKQIEEHHLGPSGTITPETHSADRGSLSPDIRLGTPLESPHSMLSDIDVVEQIDDSGASQSQHEQLHQDTGPIRQAPADVDKNPRSETPRNNLQERTPPYTPAQQYRGDQTQIRNQLAQEEQEDLLQEQPIPPARAMHGTVSEEQDVEDPASEQPMGQGLVSDQHNHPNHSSHRSLRNQPRRDYSDNGVTIAAERAAKYINLIYREEDIIQKQPKLRLIPMWSIIKIREHLNQPRVPKNWFDARMRNDYKSKWLPAMERQFRSLAEMDVWTLVELPPGKLALDGRWVYDEKYPKDADPYARARWVVRGDQIKDSYALEDLYAAVAHMTSVRLFCTVVALLDLAWAQYDAVTAFLNAKARQEVYMKQPQGFGDGSGRVCLLKRALYGLPTAPLWWFDTARAYLKELGFAPLASELCLFRRDDGVHILLYVDDMIIAAPTKQMVKDTAESIALRFKIKEIGEVTEFLGLEIKRDRSQRRIWISQEKFIDKIVEKFFPDQQLNKAQSPWPSKTEIPANWKELDVAMPSTDWLERTGSLNFLSMGTRPDITYTVQRLCEANQGPTEIHVQVLKHLFRYISTTKSYGICLGGSYRITDLKLRVYADASFATDPMTRFSTAGHIVFVAEGPIHWKSAKQTLVTTSTTEAEFINLTPAGMSILWISQFLADLKMPQPKPLVLFTDSQNARLAVLNKNNTARTRHIDIRYKWIINRTNDGFFQLHQVGTDEMTADGLTKALTPVKHAQFIRQLNLGKAQVTR; this is encoded by the coding sequence ATGCCAACTACGGACAAGCTCCGTGGCATGGCCAATTGGCCTGAATGGTCAACCAAGGTCCAGCTTGCGCTAGTGTCAATGGGTCTTTGGGGCCATGTTAAAGGAGAGGTGATACGGccagcagatgatgcagctgaTTGGGTCAAGAGCGATTCTAAGGCTATATTTTTCAtgatcaacaacatgacggaGATAACGCAGCAGAAACTAAAACAATCCGGCTGGGATGTAGACATCGCAACATCCGAAACCACTTGGAATCTGTTGAAGTCCTCTGTTACAAAGATTACGGATGAATCCCTTGCTGATCTCTTAATGAAATTCCCACACTATAAGCGCAGGGATTTCACGACGTTCAACGCATATATTGCAAAAACACTGTGGGCTTGGGATACGATTGTCAAAGCTGGGGGCTTAGACGATAAGTTCTTAGTCATGACCTTGATGAATGGTATCAAAGACACCTATCCGGAATGGTATACCAACTGGAAGCACGATTGTGACAGAGGCAAGTTTCCAACCAAGCAGGACTTCCTACAGTTTCTGTCCGCTAAGgcggatgacgaagaagctgctggagccCCTATCAACTTGTCTATGCAAACACCCAATCAGCTACCACGATTGCCGGAAGGGACCAAAGGGTCGGACCAGTGTCACATCCATGTTAACATGGCTCACACAAATGATAACTGCTGGTCGCGACACCCAGAAAAACGACCCTCTTGGCATAAAGGCAAACGAAAAGGCAAAAATTCTGGCCGAGTCGGTAATCCAGATATCATCCAGCCGATGAACCTTGCAATTCTGGCGACCGCCTTATCATCAGATGCCGTAGTATTGGATTCCGGAGCTGCGGAACACTGCTTCAATGACCTTAAGTGGTTTACACACATTGACTTCCACGATGAAGACAGTCGCTATGTTGGGCATAATAACGTCCCCTATGGTCGTCAAGGAATTGGAATAGTGCAGATTACGGCGAATGGGAAAACACTTATCCTGCACAACGTTGGATACTGTGCGGTTGGTGCCGCAAATATAATCGCGACGAGCATCTTGGAAAGGAGCTATGGTCTGGTTGTTAATGGTCAAACTAAGGAACTGGTTTTTGCAAGTTCAGGGCATAAGTTATGCTCATATGCATGGAAATCAGGAATAGCTGTTCTTGACATTGGACCACAATCCAAGTCACAATGCAACTTTTCTGTTCTTCCCAATCGAGCTACAACTAAGAATGTTGATTACGGCCTAATGCACCACCGGCTAATGCATGCTGGTGTAGAGAGAACTAAACGAGCTTGCAAAGCAGCTGGGATCCAATTGAATGAGTCATCTATTAAGGAATTTCACTGCGAGGCATGTTATCTTGGCAAGGCGGATGCTATTATTAGCCGGGCCAAGTTCGAGCCAACGGCATTTCTTAGTCATGTCTACTGGGATCTGCTACAACACACACCAATTGGATACGGAGGCTACCGTTGGTCTCTTCACGGCATAGACGGATATACTGGCTTCCAATGGATCATGTTTTTAACCAGGAAGAAACACGCGCTGCCGAAACTAAAGGAATGGAAGGGGAAGGTAGAGAAGATGAGTGGCGGgcatcaagttcaagtctttgtctttgacaacggCGGCGAGTTCAAATCAGATAAGGCCGCTGAATGGGGCACCAAGGAAGAGGTCAATATCAAGTATACAACACCTTATGCCCATGAACAGAACGGCAGAGCCGAAAAAGCTGGTAAAGACATTGCGGCTGGAGCTCGCACAACACTTATTCAGCTACAACTACCCCAAGAACTCTGGCCTCTCTTCATGGAGACCAGTGTGTACATTCACAATCTCCTACCGGTACGGCGGTACAACTGGCAAAGTCCGATCCAACGGATgttcaaaatcatcaacctgCCATATGAGCCAAATCTCCAGCACATCCACACATGGGGTTGTAAAGCCTACGTCACAATCCCCAAGGAAATTCAAGTCAAGAGCcagaaaatggccaacaaagccaagattggcaatcttgttggcatggaAGGTCTGCATGGCCACGTATACAAAATATGGCTTCCGGATGAGCAACGCGTCGTCCGGGCCCGTGATGTGCGCTTCCATGAGGAACCCAACAATAAAACACGCACTGAAACGACGATCGAATACGAAGCTAAACTCGTCGAGCCAGACCTTGAAGGCTCCGGAAAGATCATCTACACAGAAGTGCGGAATGGGCTAGGCACAGACCTAGGCAGAAAACAAATAGAGGAACATCATCTGGGTCCGTCTGGCACAATAACACCAGAAACACATTCAGCAGACCGGGGTTCACTGTCCCCAGATATTAGGCTGGGAACACCTCTCGAATCGCCACACAGTATGCTGTCAGATATTGATGTGGTTGAACAAATCGATGACAGCGGTGCtagccaaagccagcatgagcagcttcatcaagacACAGGGCCAATAAGACAGGCACCTGCAGACGTGGATAAGAACCCACGATCAGAAACACCGCGGAACAACTTGCAAGAACGAACACCACCCTATACGCCGGCCCAACAATATAGGGGAGACCAAACACAGATTCGGAACCAGCttgcccaagaagaacaggaGGACCTGCTACAGGAACAGCCCATACCACCTGCACGGGCAATGCATGGCACAGTTTCCGAAGAacaggatgttgaagatcCAGCATCGGAACAGCCGATGGGCCAGGGGTTAGTGTCTGATCAACACAACCATCCCAACCATTCTTCACATCGTAGCCTGCGTAATCAACCACGACGGGACTACTCAGACAATGGCGTTACAATTGCTGCAGAAAGAGCAGCCAAGTACATCAATCTAATAtatcgagaagaagacatcatacagaaacagccaaaacTCCGGCTAATACCGATGTGGTCGATCATAAAGATCAGGGAACATCTTAACCAACCACGAGTACCAAAAAACTGGTTTGATGCCCGTATGCGAAATGACTATaagtcaaagtggctgcCAGCAATGGAAAGACAGTTCCGGAGCCTCGCTGAGATGGACGTCTGGACCCTTGTTGAACTGCCACCGGGCAAACTTGCGCTTGACGGCCGATGGGTGTATGATGAGAAATATCCAAAGGATGCCGATCCCTACGCACGAGCCAGATGGGTCGTACGAGGTGATCAAATCAAAGACTCATACGCCTTAGAAGATCTCTATGCAGCAGTAGCACATATGACATCAGTGCGACTCTTCTGTACAGTCGTTGCtctcttggacttggcctGGGCCCAATATGATGCAGTGACTGCGTTCCTAAATGCAAAGGCACGACAAGAAGTATACATGAAACAACCACAAGGCTTTGGTGATGGATCCGGACGAGTGTGTCTGCTGAAACGAGCACTCTATGGACTTCCAACAGCACCactgtggtggtttgataCAGCCCGCGCATATTTGAAAGAGCTAGGATTTGCGCCACTGGCATCAGAGCTCTGTCTCTTCCGACGAGACGATGGAGTCCACATTCTTCTATACGTTGACGACATGATCATTGCGGCGCCCACTAAACAGATGGTCAAGGACACAGCTGAGTCGATTGCCTTGCGATTCAAAATCAAGGAAATCGGCGAGGTGACAGAGTTCCTAGGTCTTGAAATCAAGAGAGACCGATCACAGCGCCGCATCTGGATCAGCCAAGAGAAATTCATCGATAAGATTGTAGAGAAATTCTTCCCTGACCAACAGCTTAACAAGGCACAGAGCCCCTGGCCTTCGAAGACCGAGATCCCGGCTAACTGGAAAGAACTGGATGTCGCGATGCCATCCACAGACTGGCTTGAACGTACTGGCAGTCTGAACTTTCTATCCATGGGGACGAGACCTGATATCACATATACCGTACAACGGCTGTGTGAAGCTAATCAGGGCCCAACCGAGATACACGTCCAAGTACTGAAACATCTCTTCAGATATATATCAACAACCAAATCGTATGGCATTTGCCTCGGTGGTAGTTACAGAATCACAGATCTCAAGCTCCGTGTATATGCGGATGCATCCTTTGCAACGGACCCAATGACCCGCTTCTCAACAGCAGGCCATATTGTCTTCGTTGCTGAGGGACCAATCCATTGGAAGTCGGCCAAGCAGACGCTCGTGACGACTAGCACAACCGAGGCTgaattcatcaacctcacacCAGCGGGAATGAGCATATTGTGGATATCGCAATTCCTCGCTGACCTGAAAATGCCGCAACCGAAGCCATTAGTCCTATTTACAGACAGTCAGAACGCCAGGTTGGCAGTATTAAATAAGAACAACACGGCTCGTACGCGTCATATTGATATCCGGTACAAGTGGATCATCAATCGTACCAATGATGGgttctttcaacttcatcaagtcgGTACAGACGAGATGACAGCCGATGGATTGACAAAGGCACTTACGCCAGTTAAACATGCCCAATTTATCAGGCAACTCAACCTGGGCAAAGCCCAAGTCACTCGCTGA
- a CDS encoding multiple ankyrin repeats single kh domain protein (similar to Talaromyces stipitatus ATCC 10500 XP_002488778.1) yields MNALRLAAFNGHKNVISRLIIRNVRGINQSDENGTSALHWASERGYVEVVQMLLDKGADVNAQGGFLGNPLQGASDGGHARVVLMLLDRGANVNAQGGFYGNALQGASHVGHVRVVQMLLDNGANVNARGGEYGYALLAASLRGHVTIVKALLDKGADVNAQDGRYGNALRVASGGGHVEIVQMLLDKGADVNAQVGRCGNALRAASGEGHVKIVQMLLDNRADVNALGGLYGNALQAASGGGHIEIVQMLLDKGANVNAQGRGYFGQYTNALHAASRRGHLKIVQMLLDKGADSNALHAAFDGRSAKRVKLKADNASTL; encoded by the coding sequence ATGAATGCCCTCCGCCTCGCTGCTTTTAATGGACATAAGAATGTAATTTCGAGATTGATCATAAGGAATGTAAGGGGAATCAATCAATCGGATGAGAATGGCACGAGCGCGCTGCATTGGGCATCTGAGAGGGGCTATGTTGAGGTTGTGCAGATGCTGTTAGACAAGGGAGCCGatgtcaatgctcagggtggATTCCTCGGCAACCCTCTTCAGGGTGCTTCTGATGGAGGGCACGCCAGGGTTGTGCTAATGCTGTTAGATAGAGGAGCGAATGTTAATGCTCAGGGTGGATTTTATGGAAACGCGCTCCAGGGCGCTTCTCATGTAGGACATGTTAGGGTTGTACAAATGCTGCTAGACAATGGAGCGAATGTTAATGCTCGGGGTGGAGAATATGGCTACGCTTTGCTGGCTGCTTCTCTAAGAGGGCATGTCACGATTGTTAAGGCCTTGTTAGACAAGGGAGCAGATGTTAATGCTCAGGATGGACGCTATGGCAACGCTCTTCGGGTTGCTTCTGGAGGGGGCCATGTCGAAATTGTGCAGATGCTGTTAGACAAAGGAGCAGATGTTAATGCACAGGTTGGACGCTGTGGCAACGCTCTTCGggctgcttctggagagGGACATGTCaagattgtgcagatgcTATTAGACAATAGAGCTGATGTTAATGCTCTGGGTGGACTATATGGCAACGCTTTGCAGGCTGCTTCTGGAGGAGGACATATCgagattgtgcagatgcTATTAGACAAGGGAGCCAATGTTAATGCCCAGGGCAGAGGATATTTCGGGCAGTATACTAACGCTCTTCACGCTGCTTCTAGAAGAGGGCATCTCaagattgtgcagatgcTGTTAGACAAGGGAGCGGATAGCAACGCTCTTCATGCTGCTTTTGACGGAAGGTCAGCCAAACGGGTCAAGCTCAAAGCCGATAACGCAAGTACTCTTTAA
- a CDS encoding transposase-like protein (similar to Beauveria bassiana ARSEF 2860 XP_008602392.1) has product MELMTTLDRNKEPPSSAIRRVRNTSSRRTGCKFSILAKQSLDGRTWVLTHRPNGECARHNHPPSEDPSAHPAHRRFGERDATTVSNLAISGIAPREIRTYVHNHSESLATQRDIYNQIAATKRNLREGQSSIQALVDQLHNEGFWCRIRLDENNRLTAIFFAHPESVTNKHQMPLLDMVGVDSCQRSFCIAFALLSNEAEEDYTWALEHLRSLYSHELPSVISTDRCLASMNAAKIWFPSSTALLCLQR; this is encoded by the exons atggaattgatgaccaCCCTGGATAGAAACAAAGAGCCACCAAGCTCAGCTATAAGACGAGTACGCAATACGTCGAGCCGGAGAACGGGCTGCAAATTCTCGATTTTGGCCAAGCAGTCGCTGGATGGAAGGACATGGGTCTTAACCCATCGACCAAATGGAGAATGCGCCAGGCATAACCATCCGCCTAGCGAGGACCCATCTGCCCACCCTGCACATCGACGATTTGGAGAAAGAGATGCTACAACTGTTTCAAATCTTGCGATATCTGGTATTGCCCCACGAGAGATTAGAACTTATGTACACAATCATTCTGAGTCACTCGCAACTCAACGAGACATATACAACCAGATCGCGGCGACTAAGAGAAATCTTCGTGAAGGTCAAAGCAGTATCCAAGCACTTGTTGATCAGTTGCATAACGAGGGGTTCTGGTGCCGTATTCGACTAGACGAGAATAATCGATTGAcggccatcttctttgctcaTCCGGAATCTGTT ACGAACAAACATCAGATGCCACTCCTTGACATGGTGGGGGTAGATTCCTGTCAGCGGTCCTTCTGCATAGCATTTGCCCTCCTTTCAAACGAAGCAGAGGAGGATTACACATGGGCATTAGAGCATCTTAGATCCCTGTATAGCCACGAGCTTCCTTCAGTCATATCGACGGACAGGTGCCTGGCGTCGATGAATGCTGCGAAAATTTGGTTCCCTTCGTCCACGGCCCTGCTTTGCTTACAGCGCTGA
- a CDS encoding restless-like transposase (similar to Metarhizium robertsii ARSEF 23 XP_007826348.1) → MPKPKRTDFSALGTQNIEKHLYKEHRLVDESGKRQPALVKRPKEKTPSLNIVQMLNLDTDNPKKQAIANALIQRFDKDRFQRLLLEWVVDANISFRQPEHWRLRRVFEYLNPSVAATNAHISHNTVRRRITDLHLRYKSQIINHLRTVPGQINIAFDGWRSRNRHALYGIVCFYIDSSGAPSKLVLGLPELKISHSGENIAAQIMEILESYEILEKALLFGHKSEAFEAEVDGEPGVDAAQHEVWRKKAPIGKLHNLVHWIHRSDKLTYRLRALQEEFLERSDSPRARARKPLDVVCDNQTRWLSTFYMIRRALKLRPFLEDLVEKTTIECNRERRNGTRRKEELALCLREESLLSEKDWTVIDLMEKVLIDFEEALRMLEGDGQRRLRKGGRAESYGNMWDVASTYEFLMDRLEEWKSTAESYPDPEHFKININLGWDKLNEYYTKLDESPAYYASAVLHPVSRWGYFENTWTDQNQLPWLHKAKQLVRRLWEEEYKSLPTQSVPGEEPPLKPFKVMSALERHRAYRTSTLPGRTCSAQGSMNAGHDEYDHWLSHPDAKNDAMVTDPLQYWWEKRNEYPRLSRMALDILSVPPMSAECERLFSVSGQMVSPLRTRLEASTIGITQTLRSWVRRGLIEAADSLIDVSGEVESIIMGEEDDSMVGLVTGVG, encoded by the exons ATGCCGAAGCCCAAAAGAACAGATTTTTCTGCTCTTGGTACCCAAAACATCGAGAAGCATCTATACAAGGAGCATAGACTCGTTGACGAGTCTGGTAAAAGACAGCCCGCACTCGTAAAACGGCCAAAGGAAAAGACACCATCCTTGAATATTGTCCAAATGCTGAATCTCGACACCGACAACCCaaaaaagcaagcaatcGCCAACGCCCTCATCCAGCGCTTCGACAAGGATCGTTTCCAGCGACTGCTTCTCGAATGGGTGGTCgatgccaacatctcctttCGCCAGCCCGAGCACTGGCGCCTCCGACGTGTATTTGAGTACCTCAATCCATCAGTTGCAGCAACGAATGCTCACATTTCCCACAACACCGTTCGAAGGCGTATAACGGATCTCCATCTCCGATATAAATCGCAGATAATCAACCACCTCCGGACAGTACCAGGTCAAATCAATATTGCGTTCGATGGCTGGCGGTCTAGAAACCGGCACGCCCTGTACGGCATTGTCTGCTTCTACATTGACAGTAGCGGGGCGCCTTCcaagcttgttcttggtctgCCAGAACTAAAGATATCTCACTCCGGGGAGAACATCGCCGCGCAAATCATGGAGATCCTGGAGAGTTACGAGATTCTTGAGAAG GCTCTCTTGTTTGGGCACAAGTCCGAGGCTTTCGAAGCCGAGGTCGATGGGGAGCccggtgttgatgctgcacaACACGAGGTCTGGCGAAAAAAGGCCCCCATTGGGAAGCTGCACAACTTAGTTCACTGGATCCATCGGTCCGACAAGCTGACGTATCGGCTTCGTGCTCTCCAAGAAGAATTCTTGGAACGGTCGGACAGCCCTCGCGCTCGGGCACGGAAGCCGTTGGACGTTGTTTGCGACAACCAGACCCGCTGGCTGTCGACCTTCTACATGATTCGGCGGGCCCTCAAGTTGCGCCCTTTCCTCGAAGATCTCGTTGAGAAGACCACGATCGAGTGCAACAGGGAACGGCGGAACGGCacgaggaggaaggaggaaTTGGCATTGTGCCTCCGTGAGGAGAGCCTTCTGAGCGAGAAAGACTGGACGGTTATCGACCTGATGGAGAAGGTGCTTATCGACTTCGAGGAAGCACTGCGAATGCTCGAGGGCGACGGTCAAAGACGGCTACGCAAAGGAGGACGTGCCGAGTCGTACGGCAATATGTGGGATGTCGCCTCAACCTACGAATTCTTGATGGATAGGTTAGAGGAGTGGAAGTCAACCGCGGAGAGCTACCCTGACCCGGAGCACTTCAAGATAAACATCAACCTCGGTTGGGACAAATTGAATGAGTACTACACGAAGTTGGACGAGTCGCCGGCGTACTATGCATCGGCGGTGCTACACCCAGTCTCCCGTTGGGGCTACTTTGAGAATACATGGACCGATCAAAACCAGCTGCCATGGCTCCATAAGGCCAAACAGTTGGTCAGGAGGCTGTGGGAGGAAGAGTACAAGTCATTGCCGACACAGTCGGTACCGGGCGAAGAACCTCCTTTGAAGCCTTTCAAGGTGATGAGTGCTCTCGAGCGACACCGAGCCTACAGGACTTCGACTCTGCCAGGCAGAACCTGCTCTGCTCAGGGCTCAATGAACGCGGGACACGACGAGTATGACCACTGGCTGTCACATCCCGACGCCAAGAACGACGCTATGGTGACGGACCCTTTGCAATATTGGTGGGAGAAGAGGAACGAATACCCACGATTGTCGCGAATGGCTCTTGACATTCTCTCAGTCCCGCCAATGTCTGCAGAGTGTGAACGCCTGTTTAGCGTTAGTGGGCAGATGGTGTCGCCGCTGCGCACCCGATTGGAAGCCAGCACCATAGGGATCACGCAGACATTGAGATCTTGGGTTCGGAGAGGGCTGATTGAGGCAGCGGACTCGTTAATTGATGTGTCTGGAGAGGTTGAGAGCATCATAatgggggaggaggatgataGCATGGTGGGGCTCGTGACAGGGGTTGGGTAG